From Epinephelus lanceolatus isolate andai-2023 chromosome 5, ASM4190304v1, whole genome shotgun sequence, the proteins below share one genomic window:
- the galk2 gene encoding N-acetylgalactosamine kinase codes for MATNPPKLKVAIGANERLQNLKNTFETKYGESPLFYACAPGRVNLIGEHIDYCGYSVLPMAIEPNILAAVSVNSSGKITLANTNPQYKDFTVSCSEDIAIDRENPKWHYYFLCGVKGIQEKFGITPLAGMSCVVDGTIPPSSGLSSSSALVCCAGLVTMEANQKSLTKVTLAEICAKSERYIGTEGGGMDQSISFLAERGTAKLIDFQPLRATDVKLPDGAVFVISNCCVEMNKAASSHFNIRVVECRIATKMLAQARGLDSSSLLKLVQVQTELKASLEEMLALVDEVLHPEPYSREEICKALGITSEQFSTELLSANTQHVTQFKLYQRAKHVYGEGARVLQFKSVCDSAPSDSIRLLGDLMNQSHESCRDLYECSCPELDQLVDICLKSGAVGSRLTGAGWGGCAVSMVPEEKVASFLQAVSEAYYRPDPRRAAMEKQSLFVSKPGGGAAIFLEE; via the exons ATGGCCACAAACCCACCCAAGTTAAAGGTCGCGATTGGCGCTAATGAAAG GCTGCAAAACCtgaaaaatacttttgaaacaAAGTATGGAGAATCTCCTCTCTTCTATGCATGTGCACCCGGAAGAGTCAACCTAATAG GAGAGCACATCGACTACTGCGGCTACTCTGTCCTTCCGATGGCCATTGAGCCAAACATCCTGGCAGCTGTTTCAGTGAACTCTTCAGGGAAAATCACTCTGGCCAACACAAATCCTCAGTACAA GGATTTCACCGTGTCGTGTTCAGAGGACATCGCCATAGACAGAGAGAACCCAAAGTGGCATTATTACTTTCTCTGTGGAGTAAAAGGTATTCAG GAGAAGTTTGGGATCACTCCTTTAGCCGGGATGTCCTGTGTCGTAGATGGGACCATTCCTCCGAGCTCCGGCCTCTCCAGCTCTAGTGCCTTAGTTTGTTGTGCAGGGCTCGTAACAATGGAGGCAAATCAGAAGTCACTCACAAAG GTGACGCTGGCTGAGATATGTGCCAAAAGTGAGCGCTACATTGGCACAGAGGGAGGCGGCATGGACCAGTCTATCTCATTCCTGGCAGAGAGAGGAACT GCAAAGCTGATCGACTTCCAGCCTCTGCGAGCCACTGATGTCAAGCTCCCAGATGGGGCTGTGTTTGTGATCTCCAACTGCTGCGTGGAGATGAACAAAGCTGCTTCTTCTCACTTTAACATCCGTGTGGTGGAGTGTCGAATCGCCACAAAG ATGCTGGCCCAGGCGCGAGGTCTGGACTCGAGCAGCTTGTTGAAGCTGGTGCAGGTTCAGACGGAGCTGAAGGCCTCCCTGGAGGAGATGCTGGCTCTGGTGGATGAGGTGTTGCATCCTGAGCCATACAGCCGAGAGGAGATCTGCAAGGCGCTTGGCATCACCTCCGAGCAgttttccacagagctgctgagcgCCAACACTCAGCACG TGACACAATTTAAGCTCTACCAGCGAGCCAAGCACGTGTACGGTGAAGGTGCACGGGTGCTGCAatttaagagtgtgtgtgactctgcGCCGTCCGACTCCATACGGCTACTGGGAGACCTGATGAACCAGAGCCATGAAAGCTGCAGAGACCTGTATGAGTGCAGCTGCCCTGAACTGGATCAACTGGTGGACATCTGTCT GAAGTCGGGGGCAGTGGGCTCCCGACTGACAGGAGCAGGTTGGGGTGGCTGTGCCGTCTCCATGGTTCCCGAAGAGAAGGTGGCGTCTTTCTTACAGGCAGTGAGCGAGGCCTACTACCGCCCCGATCCACGCAGAGCAGCGATGGAAAAacagagtttgtttgtgtcaaagcCGGGCGGGGGAGCTGCAATCTTCCTCGAGGAGTGA